In one window of Ovis aries strain OAR_USU_Benz2616 breed Rambouillet chromosome 5, ARS-UI_Ramb_v3.0, whole genome shotgun sequence DNA:
- the CRB3 gene encoding protein crumbs homolog 3: MASPSLEPLLALGLPLLLACWGRVGGQALSTTSTSTSVNTTTTTSGPSPGSNGALSQEAVTAIIVVFSLLAALLLAVGLAVLVRKLREKRQTEGTYRPSSEEQFSHAAEARAPQDSKETVRGCLPI, encoded by the exons ATGGCGAGCCCGAGCCTGGAGCCGCTCCTGGCGCTCGGCCTGCCACTGCTGCTGGCCTGCTGGGGCCGGGTCGGCGGGCAAG CACTTTCTACGACCTCTACATCTACAAGTGTGAACACCACCACTACGACCTCTGGCCCCAGCCCTGGTTCCAATGGAGCCCTG TCACAGGAGGCCGTCACCGCCATCATTGTGGTTTTCTCCCTCTTGGCTGCCCTGCTCCTGGCTGTGGGTCTGGCTGTGCTGGTGCGGAAGCTACGGGAGAAGAGGCAAACGGAGGGCACCTACCGGCCCAGCAGCGAGGAGCAG ttCTCCCACGCAGCTGAGGCCCGGGCTCCCCAGGACTCCAAGGAGACGGTGCGGGGCTGCCTGCCCATCTAG